From Pusillibacter faecalis, one genomic window encodes:
- a CDS encoding acetyl-CoA C-acetyltransferase translates to MKDLYVVNCCRTAIGSFGGALKNTSATEMGAIVAKEVMKRAGVNPADIDEVMFGDVLSAGLGQNVARQVAVKAGVPYSVPAYTVNMVCGSGMKTMIEAARTILAGDAEMILCGGTESMSQAPFASPDTRWGARMGDKKIVDTMIKDGLWDAYNNYHMGTTAENVCDVWGITRQELDAFAASSQQKACAARDSGRFDDEIVPVPVKVKKETVEFKRDEYPKENVTVESISKLRGAFPVGPEGVEDEIVHTFEPTKVHEADARKHEQRVTAANASGLNDGAAAIILASGEAVEKYGLKPMAKLIGWGQGGVDPKIMGVGPVPACRQAMKKAGLTIQDIDLIEANEAFAAQCVAVARELDFDLSKVNVNGGAIALGHPIGCSGARIVVTLIHEMLKRDDAKKGMATLCIGGGMATTVIVEKC, encoded by the coding sequence ATGAAAGATCTTTATGTTGTGAATTGCTGCAGAACTGCCATCGGTTCCTTTGGCGGTGCCCTGAAGAACACCTCCGCCACGGAGATGGGCGCTATCGTGGCAAAAGAGGTCATGAAGCGCGCCGGCGTAAACCCTGCTGACATTGACGAGGTCATGTTCGGCGATGTGCTGTCCGCTGGCCTGGGCCAGAACGTGGCTCGCCAGGTGGCTGTCAAGGCCGGTGTGCCCTACTCCGTCCCCGCCTACACCGTGAACATGGTCTGCGGCTCCGGCATGAAGACCATGATCGAGGCAGCCCGCACCATTCTGGCCGGCGATGCGGAGATGATCCTCTGCGGCGGCACCGAGAGCATGTCCCAGGCGCCCTTTGCCAGCCCCGACACCCGCTGGGGCGCCCGCATGGGCGACAAGAAGATCGTGGACACCATGATCAAGGACGGCCTGTGGGACGCCTATAACAACTATCACATGGGCACCACTGCTGAGAACGTCTGCGACGTGTGGGGCATTACCCGCCAGGAGTTGGATGCGTTCGCCGCCTCCTCCCAGCAGAAGGCCTGCGCCGCCCGGGACTCCGGCCGCTTTGATGACGAGATTGTTCCCGTGCCGGTGAAGGTCAAGAAGGAGACCGTGGAGTTCAAGCGGGATGAGTATCCGAAGGAGAACGTCACGGTGGAGAGCATCTCCAAGCTCCGGGGCGCGTTCCCTGTGGGCCCTGAGGGCGTGGAGGATGAGATCGTTCATACCTTCGAGCCTACCAAGGTCCACGAGGCGGACGCCCGCAAGCATGAGCAGCGCGTCACCGCCGCCAACGCCTCCGGCCTGAACGACGGCGCTGCCGCCATCATCCTGGCCTCCGGCGAGGCTGTGGAGAAGTACGGCCTTAAGCCCATGGCCAAGCTGATTGGCTGGGGCCAGGGCGGTGTGGACCCCAAGATCATGGGTGTTGGACCTGTGCCTGCCTGCCGTCAGGCAATGAAGAAGGCCGGCCTGACCATCCAGGATATTGACCTGATTGAGGCGAATGAGGCTTTTGCCGCACAGTGTGTGGCTGTGGCCCGTGAGCTGGATTTCGATCTGAGCAAGGTCAACGTCAACGGCGGCGCCATCGCCCTGGGCCATCCCATCGGCTGCTCCGGCGCCCGGATTGTCGTGACGCTGATTCACGAGATGCTCAAGCGCGACGATGCCAAGAAGGGTATGGCGACCCTGTGCATCGGCGGCGGCATGGCCACCACGGTCATTGTGGAGAAGTGCTGA
- a CDS encoding peptidylprolyl isomerase: MNIRAIALALLLCLCLTACGGEPEESGGQMSLLETAAGLDGTEHLLTIDNREIPAWRYLYWLAYTCDQIAQSYTESEVTLDWAAPVSGGTLADYAKDQALADTALYATVENWAEKYGCVAEMEAQTPAALPDLGLGQEQMQELEQVGWLYTELYQLYHTADSALAPAAEDLRTYGQEQGAITLNRILVPMGEDRESASQRAAELFSQLNSAEDQTAKFSELTAGSADTLGPRTVLPGDDSLDASLLEAAAALEEGQCSGIVESEEGFSILLRLPLDTAALMDRYFESLLASAAENSVVTTTQAYTDLDPAAFYDAWRQGRQGSGT; encoded by the coding sequence ATGAACATACGTGCGATTGCTCTGGCCCTCTTGCTGTGCCTCTGCCTCACCGCCTGCGGCGGCGAGCCGGAGGAGAGCGGGGGCCAGATGTCACTTTTGGAGACAGCAGCAGGCCTGGATGGGACCGAGCATCTTCTGACGATTGACAATCGGGAAATCCCGGCCTGGAGGTATCTCTACTGGCTGGCCTATACCTGCGATCAAATTGCCCAGAGCTATACGGAATCTGAGGTGACGCTGGACTGGGCTGCGCCGGTATCAGGAGGGACTCTGGCGGACTATGCCAAGGATCAAGCCCTGGCAGACACGGCTCTGTACGCTACCGTAGAAAATTGGGCGGAGAAATATGGCTGTGTGGCGGAGATGGAGGCGCAGACGCCTGCGGCCCTGCCGGATTTAGGCCTGGGGCAGGAGCAGATGCAGGAGCTGGAGCAAGTGGGATGGCTCTATACAGAGCTTTATCAGCTCTATCACACAGCGGACAGTGCCCTGGCCCCAGCGGCGGAGGACCTGCGGACGTATGGGCAGGAGCAGGGGGCGATCACACTGAATCGCATCTTGGTTCCAATGGGAGAAGACCGGGAGAGTGCCAGCCAGAGGGCGGCGGAGCTGTTTTCCCAGCTGAACAGCGCAGAGGACCAAACCGCAAAGTTCTCGGAGCTGACGGCGGGCAGCGCGGACACACTGGGTCCACGGACCGTTCTGCCAGGAGACGATTCCCTGGATGCATCCTTGCTGGAGGCGGCAGCGGCCCTGGAGGAAGGTCAGTGCTCCGGCATTGTGGAATCCGAGGAGGGATTCTCCATTTTGCTGCGGCTGCCTTTGGACACGGCCGCCCTCATGGACCGCTATTTTGAAAGCCTCCTGGCCTCTGCTGCGGAGAATTCCGTTGTGACCACCACACAGGCTTATACGGATCTGGACCCCGCCGCGTTCTACGATGCCTGGCGGCAGGGACGCCAGGGCAGCGGAACGTAA